TGAGGATAAGAGAAGGGAGAAATTACTTGCAAAGGGAGGATCCAGGAGCAGATGAACCAGCCCAGGAACCAGCAGAGATACGGCTGGATCTGGACAGCAGAACCAGTGAAGAGGGAGAGCTCCAGAGGAGTGGGCAGCTTTCTCTGGAGCGAAACTGAAACCTAGCCACAAAATTTCCCTCAGACGGGCTTGCGGGCTGAGTGCCTCTCTTATCCCCTCCAAAAAAGTTTGAGTCGTTCGACTTAATGTACACGACTAGTCCAGACTAGTCTCTCGACCGCTCGACTCATCGAGTTAGTCTACACGAGATTTGCAGTCGACACCACAGTTGTGACTCATAGACTAGTCGAGTCCATCGACTAGTCTCTAGACCTTCGACTCGTAATCAATGACGGTACTGTGCATCAAAACATTACTTTTAATGTGAACATAACTAACTTCAATGCAAATAAGTACACTTTTTTTATCCTTCATTTTTACGAACAAGAAATAAATAAACTGTGCAGTTGCATTACAAAAAACAAGCACATGTCAAGTAGACATTTTGATAGAAAGTCATCACGGGGCTGTAATTGCAGCTAAGCTCTAGAGTTCAGATATGGAGTTCAGCTCTAGAGTTATTTGATTAACTTACTTTTCCTTTCAAAGTATGCTAACTTGACTACAATGTTGCCATTCGCCTCATGATAAAGCGTAGTTCTCCATGAAAAGTTGCCATGGTAATTACCACTCTCTCTAATGTAATCCAAGGCATTTATTGCTGCCCTGTAAACAAATTTACACGGTTAATTGTGTATAATGGCAAACTGAACATGTAATTCACAATTTAATAATAAACACAGTATATGAACATACCACACCATTTTTCTAAAATCCCGAGATGGAACCGAGTGTATTATTGGATGCACAGCAAATTCAGCATTCTTAAGAAGCTCTGAAACAAATGCAGTGTATGGCTCGACGTAAACCCGGATGTATGGTTCACCTTCGACCTCTTCCCAGAACTTCACTCCCAGTACATTTTCATGAATGAGATTATGCATCATCTTTAGGCAATCCTTTTGACTTTTGTCTTTATCATTCACTAAAAGAAAAACCTTTGGATAAGCGTAACTTTTGGAGATGTCTTCCATACCAGAAGGCATCTCCAAATAGAGAGAACACAGACTGGTGTCATCATCTCGAAAAACTCTATGAAGAGTGAAGGGGATACGAGTTGAGCCATCAT
The Aegilops tauschii subsp. strangulata cultivar AL8/78 chromosome 3, Aet v6.0, whole genome shotgun sequence genome window above contains:
- the LOC109768694 gene encoding uncharacterized protein isoform X2, with the translated sequence MAQSSGSESSGGGKDNDGSTRIPFTLHRVFRDDDTSLCSLYLEMPSGMEDISKSYAYPKVFLLVNDKDKSQKDCLKMMHNLIHENVLGVKFWEEVEGEPYIRVYVEPYTAFVSELLKNAEFAVHPIIHSVPSRDFRKMVWAAINALDYIRESGNYHGNFSWRTTLYHEANGNIVVKLAYFERKNSKTLLQCQAEDFISLGASLEAVSRHVRNNYAKFQNQTCCLIDDLASKLKSVTKFSVGTAKHDLEDHDFFWDEKRTKMFFAYEV